One window of Candidatus Babeliales bacterium genomic DNA carries:
- a CDS encoding DUF374 domain-containing protein — MSPKTLIKSLKSIHLINLLISSFLYGIIRLLFATYKLKLTYDKNFIKPMKKQHGIFYFWHQNIVGCMYFFFKKKSQGYCVASPSDDGKIAGFICQKLGFNVIYGSSQKNCIRLIRLTLAALNEHKQVCMIGDGSRGPALKLQRGLTYLAKKSTAPLIFVECTASKAITLKKSWDLFQIPLPFSTITIHVNAPVAR, encoded by the coding sequence ATGTCACCAAAAACACTGATCAAATCGTTAAAATCTATTCATTTAATCAATCTTTTGATCAGTTCTTTTTTATATGGCATTATTCGATTACTTTTTGCAACATATAAACTCAAATTAACTTATGACAAGAACTTTATAAAACCCATGAAAAAGCAGCATGGTATCTTCTATTTCTGGCATCAGAACATTGTTGGTTGTATGTATTTCTTTTTCAAAAAAAAAAGCCAAGGGTACTGCGTTGCCAGTCCAAGTGACGATGGGAAAATAGCAGGGTTTATTTGCCAAAAGCTCGGTTTTAACGTCATTTATGGCTCATCGCAAAAAAACTGCATTAGACTTATTCGCTTAACATTGGCCGCCCTAAATGAACACAAACAGGTTTGCATGATTGGCGACGGCTCTCGTGGACCCGCCCTTAAACTACAGCGAGGACTCACGTATTTAGCAAAAAAAAGCACGGCTCCCCTTATTTTTGTCGAGTGCACGGCAAGTAAAGCAATTACCTTAAAAAAAAGTTGGGATCTCTTTCAAATACCGCTACCATTCAGCACTATTACTATCCATGTTAACGCCCCAGTGGCACGGTAA